The following coding sequences lie in one Saccopteryx bilineata isolate mSacBil1 chromosome 5, mSacBil1_pri_phased_curated, whole genome shotgun sequence genomic window:
- the G6PC2 gene encoding glucose-6-phosphatase 2 isoform X1 has translation MDFLHKNGVLVIQHLQKDYRAYYNFLNFMSNVGDPRNTFSIYFPLWFQLNQTVGTKMIWVAVIGDWFNLIFKWILFGHRPYWWVQETQIYSNHSSPCLEQFPTTCETGPGSPSGHAMGSSCVWYVMVTAALSHTVSHMDKSPTTLHRLTWSFLWSLFWLIQISVCISRVFIATHFPHQVILGVIGGMLVAEAFEHTPGIQTASLSTYLKTNLFLFLFALGFYLLLRLLDIDLLWSVPIAKKWCANPDWIHIDTTPFAGLVRNLGVLFGLGFAINSEMFLRSCRGENGYKLSFRLLCVMASLTTLQLYHFIKIPTHTEHLFYVLSFCKSASIPLTVVALIPYCIHMLMKPSEKKIN, from the exons ATGGATTTCCTTCATAAGAATGGAGTGCTCGTTATTCAGCATTTGCAGAAGGACTACCGAGCTTACtacaattttctaaattttatgtcCAATGTTGGAGACCCCCGGAAtaccttttctatttattttccacTTTGGTTTCAACTTAATCAGACAGTTGGAACCAAGATGATATGGGTAGCAGTCATTGGGGATTGGttcaatcttatttttaaatg GATATTATTTGGTCATCGGCCTTACTGGTGGGTCCAAGAAACTCAGATTTACTCAAATCACTCAAGTCCGTGCCTTGAACAGTTTCCCACTACTTGCGAAACAGGTCCAG GAAGTCCATCTGGTCATGCAATGGGCTCCTCGTGTGTCTGGTATGTCATGGTAACGGCTGCCCTGAGCCACACTGTCAGTCATATGGATAAGTCACCCACCACTCTACACAG ACTGACCTGGTCATTTCTTTGGAGTCTTTTTTGGTTGATTCAAATCAGTGTCTGCATCTCCAGAGTATTCATAGCAACACATTTTCCTCATCAAGTTATTCTTGGCGTGATTGGTG GCATGCTTGTGGCAGAGGCCTTTGAACACACTCCAGGTATCCAAACAGCCAGCCTGAGCACCTACCTGAAGACcaacctcttcctctttctgtttgcACTTGGCTTTTACCTGCTCCTCAGACTGCTTGACATTGACCTGCTGTGGTCTGTGCCCATAGCCAAGAAGTGGTGTGCCAACCCGGACTGGATCCACATTGACACTACGCCTTTTGCTGGACTTGTGAGAAACCTTGGGGTCCTCTTTGGCTTGGGCTTTGCAATCAACTCAGAGATGTTCCTCAGGAGCTGCCGAGGGGAGAATGGCTACAAGCTGAGCTTCCGACTGCTCTGTGTTATGGCCTCCTTGACCACACTACAGCTCTACCATTTCATCAAGATCCCCACTCACACAGAGCATTTATTTTACGTGCTGTCTTTCTGTAAAAGTGCATCCATCCCACTGACTGTGGTTGCTCTGATTCCCTATTGCATTCATATGTTAATGAAACCAAGTGAAAAGAAGATTAATTAG
- the G6PC2 gene encoding glucose-6-phosphatase 2 isoform X2 has translation MDFLHKNGVLVIQHLQKDYRAYYNFLNFMSNVGDPRNTFSIYFPLWFQLNQTVGTKMIWVAVIGDWFNLIFKWILFGHRPYWWVQETQIYSNHSSPCLEQFPTTCETGPGSPSGHAMGSSCVWYVMVTAALSHTVSHMDKSPTTLHRHACGRGL, from the exons ATGGATTTCCTTCATAAGAATGGAGTGCTCGTTATTCAGCATTTGCAGAAGGACTACCGAGCTTACtacaattttctaaattttatgtcCAATGTTGGAGACCCCCGGAAtaccttttctatttattttccacTTTGGTTTCAACTTAATCAGACAGTTGGAACCAAGATGATATGGGTAGCAGTCATTGGGGATTGGttcaatcttatttttaaatg GATATTATTTGGTCATCGGCCTTACTGGTGGGTCCAAGAAACTCAGATTTACTCAAATCACTCAAGTCCGTGCCTTGAACAGTTTCCCACTACTTGCGAAACAGGTCCAG GAAGTCCATCTGGTCATGCAATGGGCTCCTCGTGTGTCTGGTATGTCATGGTAACGGCTGCCCTGAGCCACACTGTCAGTCATATGGATAAGTCACCCACCACTCTACACAG GCATGCTTGTGGCAGAGGCCTTTGA